The genomic window CACCAGCGTATCATGCTTATGATCATGTTGGTGCTGTTACAGTTTTATTCCATTGGAAGCGATTTCTTTCCGGAGAATATTACCACTACCTCGATGGAAATAGTCGATAAAGAGGCACCCGATGTGTTGTTGGATTTTGACGATAACGCCTCCTTGCGAACGGTACGTCAGGAGCAAGTGCAAATCCGAGCCTTGGAGATCGATTTGATATGGGACTTGTTTACGATTCTGGATTTACATGAATTAATTCATTCCTTGGAACTACGGCAATGCGCCAAGCTTCCTTTATTTTATAACCTACACAAAGCACAGAATTTCGTTTGGTTCTGTTCCTATCTGATTTAGTAGAACTTACCTGTTTCTTATTGTCGCGCATGGGGTGATTCGCCTATGTGCTTTTCGTCGTATTCAAATAATTATAAATCTATAAGTTTTATGAGGATAAAATTGTTTTCTAACTATTTACCCTTACTATGCTTAACGGCTTGTGTATGGGTATCTTGTAGCCAAAACCGGGAGAAAAAGTCCGGGAAGAAAGATCATACGCCGGTGATGCGGTTAACCACGACCACGATCGAGGTGCCGCAGTCCTATGTAGCGGATGTACAAGCCGTACAGTTCGTAGAGGTGAAACCGAAAGTGGAAGGGTTCGTGGAGGCCGTCCTTGTAGATGAGGGCGAGCACGTGAAGAAAGGGCAGGTGCTTTTCAAGCTTTCCTCGGCGGAATTGTACGAGGAGGTGAAAGAGGCGCAAGCCAATCACAAACAGGCCCAAGCCGAGTTGAAGATGGCGGAGGTAGAGGTAGACCGCATCAAGCGTTTGGTGGAGAAAGATATCATCTCGCCGATTCGTCTGGAGCAGGCGATGGCCGAGGCGGACGTGGCACGCTTGCAGGTGCAACAGGCCAAATCCCGTTTGCAACGTGCGGAGACTAATTTCTCGTACACGACGATCACGGCTCCTTTCGAGGGATACGTGGACCGCATCCCCTTTAAGGTGGGAAGTTTGGTTACGCCGAGCAGCTTATTGACCTCCTTGACGGACGTATCGGATATGTTCGCCTATTTCAAGATCAACGAGAAGGAGTATCTGGAATATAAACGGACGCAGTTGAGCGGTATCGACCAGCCGGAGTATAATAATCTGGAACTGATCCTTTCCGACCAATCCACCTATCGGTATAAAGGGAAGGTAGAGACC from Parabacteroides distasonis ATCC 8503 includes these protein-coding regions:
- a CDS encoding efflux RND transporter periplasmic adaptor subunit — protein: MRIKLFSNYLPLLCLTACVWVSCSQNREKKSGKKDHTPVMRLTTTTIEVPQSYVADVQAVQFVEVKPKVEGFVEAVLVDEGEHVKKGQVLFKLSSAELYEEVKEAQANHKQAQAELKMAEVEVDRIKRLVEKDIISPIRLEQAMAEADVARLQVQQAKSRLQRAETNFSYTTITAPFEGYVDRIPFKVGSLVTPSSLLTSLTDVSDMFAYFKINEKEYLEYKRTQLSGIDQPEYNNLELILSDQSTYRYKGKVETVEGDFERGTGSIAFRARFANPERLLRHGVSGKIRMLTKMENVVLVPQQSTFEIQDFTYVYTVAEDGKVSVRSFEPLARHGSYYVTQDLPDQTVIVYEGVQMITDGMTINPDMVDGATIRRQLESSNEIENNK